Proteins encoded in a region of the Prunus persica cultivar Lovell chromosome G4, Prunus_persica_NCBIv2, whole genome shotgun sequence genome:
- the LOC109948556 gene encoding uncharacterized protein LOC109948556 isoform X1, giving the protein MVQVRECQMKMTRVFDLSKSSIAITVSSVFSMDGQQDNAIQPFDEAWFDVANPCGKEFELPNASSPIHPRWSDKSNNLVFLQDQQLHTPDILENSYDLETIRPCAGNQVDSCPIMEMGTSIANFVPVVNPQEGTSIGNHKVHFPRSTGVLKSEFEGAFPEVNQHVYAPTSASYSWKGVDINFPLRNQESHAVNSTNSPSISSTKSLCLKNNPTHAPRFPNTSGFGPSVYIPPSKQLTHFCTSSNAFRLNSDDYIIKDHVCSGFHFTILGLISSSGSSSSLGSSGCHPVRNQEIRSSSFTDSPSLQNGLSVRSNQVAYKFGGSANGDINHGLSHLQAVSHGTGITSNVPVPVENQVETSTQAPRSNCHSSEKNQTFGPSSLKNGRCDVKYTCKICKREFPNYNSLGGHMSFHAKMKKAKRKLDG; this is encoded by the exons ATGGTTCAGGTTAGGGAATGTCAAATGAAAATGACTAGAGTCTTTGATTTGTCCAAATCAAGCATTGCCATTACAG TGAGTTCTGTCTTCTCTATGGACGGCCAACAAGACAATGCTATTCAACCATTTGATGAAGCATGGTTTGATGTGGCTAATCCATGTGGGAAAGAATTTGAACTGCCAAATGCCTCTTCTCCTATCCACCCACGATGGAGTGACAAAAGCAACAACTTGGTTTTCTTGCAAGACCAACAGCTTCATACTCCAGATATACTTGAAAATTCTTATGACCTGGAGACAATCAGACCTTGTGCTGGAAATCAAGTGGATTCTTGTCCAATCATGGAAATGGGGACTTCAATAGCCAACTTTGTTCCAGTAGTCAATCCACAAGAAGGTACTTCCATAGGTAACCACAAGGTCCACTTTCCTAGATCAACTGGTGTACTTAAATCTGAATTTGAGGGTGCCTTTCCTGAGGTGAATCAACATGTTTATGCGCCCACCTCTGCTAGCTATTCTTGGAAGGGAGTAGATATTAATTTTCCTTTAAGAAATCAAGAGTCTCATGCCGTTAACTCTACCAATTCACCGTCCATTAGTTCAACCAAGTCCTTGTGTTtgaaaaacaatccaacccATGCTCCCAGATTTCCTAATACATCTGGGTTTGGCCCAAGTGTCTACATCCCTCCTAGTAAACAATTAACTCACTTCTGTACTTCATCAAATGCATTTCGATTAAATTCAGATGATTACATCATCAAAGATCATGTCTGCTCGGGATTCCACTTTACTATCCTCGGTCTAATTTCTAGCTCTGGATCCTCATCTTCTTTAGGATCAAGTGGCTGTCACCCTGTGAGAAACCAGGAAATCAGATCTTCTAGCTTCACTGATTCACCATCCTTACAAAATGGCTTGTCTGTTCGGTCGAATCAAGTGGCTTACAAATTTGGGGGTAGTGCAAATGGGGACATAAATCATGGTCTAAGCCACCTTCAGGCTGTTAGCCATGGTACAGGAATTACATCAAATGTGCCTGTCCCAGTGGAAAACCAAGTAGAAACATCAACCCAAGCTCCTCGGTCTAATTGTCACAGTTCAGAAAAGAACCAAACTTTTGGTCCTAGCTCATTGAAGAATGGCCGCTGTGATGTAAAATACACATGCAAGATCTGTAAGAGAGAATTCCCTAATTATAATTCCTTAGGAGGGCATATGAGTTTTCATGCAAAGATGAAAAAGGCAAAGAGAAAATTGGACGGCTAA
- the LOC109948556 gene encoding uncharacterized protein LOC109948556 isoform X2, with the protein MDGQQDNAIQPFDEAWFDVANPCGKEFELPNASSPIHPRWSDKSNNLVFLQDQQLHTPDILENSYDLETIRPCAGNQVDSCPIMEMGTSIANFVPVVNPQEGTSIGNHKVHFPRSTGVLKSEFEGAFPEVNQHVYAPTSASYSWKGVDINFPLRNQESHAVNSTNSPSISSTKSLCLKNNPTHAPRFPNTSGFGPSVYIPPSKQLTHFCTSSNAFRLNSDDYIIKDHVCSGFHFTILGLISSSGSSSSLGSSGCHPVRNQEIRSSSFTDSPSLQNGLSVRSNQVAYKFGGSANGDINHGLSHLQAVSHGTGITSNVPVPVENQVETSTQAPRSNCHSSEKNQTFGPSSLKNGRCDVKYTCKICKREFPNYNSLGGHMSFHAKMKKAKRKLDG; encoded by the coding sequence ATGGACGGCCAACAAGACAATGCTATTCAACCATTTGATGAAGCATGGTTTGATGTGGCTAATCCATGTGGGAAAGAATTTGAACTGCCAAATGCCTCTTCTCCTATCCACCCACGATGGAGTGACAAAAGCAACAACTTGGTTTTCTTGCAAGACCAACAGCTTCATACTCCAGATATACTTGAAAATTCTTATGACCTGGAGACAATCAGACCTTGTGCTGGAAATCAAGTGGATTCTTGTCCAATCATGGAAATGGGGACTTCAATAGCCAACTTTGTTCCAGTAGTCAATCCACAAGAAGGTACTTCCATAGGTAACCACAAGGTCCACTTTCCTAGATCAACTGGTGTACTTAAATCTGAATTTGAGGGTGCCTTTCCTGAGGTGAATCAACATGTTTATGCGCCCACCTCTGCTAGCTATTCTTGGAAGGGAGTAGATATTAATTTTCCTTTAAGAAATCAAGAGTCTCATGCCGTTAACTCTACCAATTCACCGTCCATTAGTTCAACCAAGTCCTTGTGTTtgaaaaacaatccaacccATGCTCCCAGATTTCCTAATACATCTGGGTTTGGCCCAAGTGTCTACATCCCTCCTAGTAAACAATTAACTCACTTCTGTACTTCATCAAATGCATTTCGATTAAATTCAGATGATTACATCATCAAAGATCATGTCTGCTCGGGATTCCACTTTACTATCCTCGGTCTAATTTCTAGCTCTGGATCCTCATCTTCTTTAGGATCAAGTGGCTGTCACCCTGTGAGAAACCAGGAAATCAGATCTTCTAGCTTCACTGATTCACCATCCTTACAAAATGGCTTGTCTGTTCGGTCGAATCAAGTGGCTTACAAATTTGGGGGTAGTGCAAATGGGGACATAAATCATGGTCTAAGCCACCTTCAGGCTGTTAGCCATGGTACAGGAATTACATCAAATGTGCCTGTCCCAGTGGAAAACCAAGTAGAAACATCAACCCAAGCTCCTCGGTCTAATTGTCACAGTTCAGAAAAGAACCAAACTTTTGGTCCTAGCTCATTGAAGAATGGCCGCTGTGATGTAAAATACACATGCAAGATCTGTAAGAGAGAATTCCCTAATTATAATTCCTTAGGAGGGCATATGAGTTTTCATGCAAAGATGAAAAAGGCAAAGAGAAAATTGGACGGCTAA